One genomic region from Prunus persica cultivar Lovell chromosome G3, Prunus_persica_NCBIv2, whole genome shotgun sequence encodes:
- the LOC18784460 gene encoding 2-hydroxyacyl-CoA lyase, which translates to MADSSDANPPTTQNSQTILDGNQLIAKALARFGVDRMFGVVGIPVTSLATRAVSLGVRFIAFHNEQSAGYAASAYGFLTGRPGVLLTVSGPGCVHGLAGLSNAMANAWPMVMISGSCDQKDFGRGDFQELDQIAAVKPFSKFSVKAKSIKEIPDCVFQALAKAGSGRPGGCYLDFPSDVLHQTISESDAESLVAAAERFREPEKVVNVPSSQIEEAVSLLRHAERPLIVFGKGAAFARAEDELGKLVERTGIPFLPTPMGKGLLPDTHELAATAARSLAIGKCDVALVVGARLNWLLHFGEPPKWSKDVKFILVDVDKEEIELRKPHLGLVGDAKLVLEKINKEIKDDPFCLGKSHSWVEAISNKAKDNVVKMEAQLAKEVVPFNFLTPMKIIRDAISGLGSPAPILVSEGANTMDVGRGVLVQTEPRTRLDAGTWGTMGVGLGYCIAAAVASPDRLVVAVEGDSGFGFSAMEVETLVRYQFPVVVIVFNNGGVYGGDRRSPDEISGPYKDDPAPTSFVPSAGYHTLIEAFGGKGYLVGTPEELKSALSESFSARKPAVINVIIDPYAGAESGRLQHKN; encoded by the exons ATGGCAGATTCGTCAGACGCGAATCCCCCAACCACCCAAAATTCCCAAACCATCCTCGATGGCAACCAGCTGATCGCAAAGGCCCTTGCCCGTTTCGGTGTGGATCGCATGTTCGGCGTCGTCGGCATCCCTGTGACCTCGCTCGCAACCCGTGCGGTTTCTCTCGGAGTCCGATTTATCGCCTTCCACAACGAGCAGTCGGCGGGTTACGCCGCCTCTGCCTACGGGTTTCTAACGGGTCGACCCGGTGTCCTCCTAACTGTATCGGGCCCCGGATGCGTTCATGGGCTCGCGGGTCTTTCCAACGCCATGGCCAATGCTTGGCCCATGGTGATGATCTCCGGTTCGTGCGATCAGAAAGATTTCGGCCGAGGCGATTTCCAAGAGCTCGACCAGATCGCCGCCGTGAAACCCTTTTCGAAATTCTCTGTGAAAGCTAAATCAATCAAGGAAATACCGGATTGTGTGTTTCAGGCCCTTGCTAAAGCCGGTTCGGGCAGACCCGGTGGGTGCTATTTAGATTTTCCGTCTGATGTTTTGCATCAAACAATTTCCGAGTCGGATGCTGAGAGCTTAGTGGCTGCTGCGGAGAGGTTCCGAGAGCCGGAGAAGGTTGTGAATGTGCCAAGTTCGCAGATTGAAGAAGCGGTTTCGCTGCTTCGACACGCAGAGAGGCCTTTGATTGTGTTTGGGAAAGGAGCGGCATTTGCGCGAGCGGAGGATGAGTTGGGTAAACTGGTGGAGCGCACTGGAATCCCATTCTTGCCCACTCCAATGGGAAAGGGGTTGTTGCCTGATACTCATGAGCTGGCCGCGACGGCAGCAAGGTCGCTGGCAATCGGGAAATGTGACGTTGCTCTTGTTGTTGGTGCGAGGCTGAATTGGCTTTTGCACTTTGGTGAGCCGCCCAAGTGGTCCAAGGACGTGAAGTTCATTTTGGTTGATGTTGATAAGGAAGAGATTGAGCTCAGAAAGCCCCATTTGGGTTTGGTTGGAGATGCAAAGTTGGTGTTGGAAAAGATCAATAAAGAGATTAAAGATGATCCTTTTTGCTTAGGGAAGTCTCATTCATGGGTTGAAGCTATATCGAATAAGGCCAAGGACAATGTTGTGAAAATGGAGGCTCAGTTGGCTAAGGAAGTTGTgccatttaatttcttaacgCCAATGAAAATTATTAGAGATGCAATTTCAGGATTGGGGAGCCCTGCTCCTATATTAGTTTCCGAGGGGGCAAACACTATGGATGTCGGTCGGGGAGTGTTGGTTCAAACAGAGCCTAGGACCAGGCTGGATGCAGGGACTTGGGGGACAATGGGGGTTGGTCTGGGTTACTGCATTGCGGCTGCTGTGGCTTCTCCTGACCGGCTGGTAGTTGCAGTGGAAGGCGATTCTGGATTTGGGTTCAGTGCAATGGAAGTTGAG ACATTGGTTCGATACCAGTTCCCTGTTGTTGTGATAGTCTTTAACAACGGTGGTGTATATGGCGGTGATCGAAGAAGCCCAGATGAAATTAGCGGGCCTTACAAAGATGACCCTGCTCCGACTTCTTTTGTCCCTAGTGCGGGTTATCACACTCTGATTGAAGCTTTTGGAGGCAAAGGCTATCTTGTTGGGACACCTGAAGAACTCAAGTCTGCCCTTTCAGAATCCTTCTCAGCACGAAAACCAGCTGTTATAAATGTAATAATTGATCCTTATGCTGGTGCAGAAAGTGGGAGGCTTCAACACAAAAACTGA
- the LOC109948095 gene encoding zinc finger MYM-type protein 1-like translates to MIEYDANIRDEVRRAYLQKGPCQPRGHSFPQSNISGINRRFIPQWFDEFDWLEYSVSKDAAFCLYCYLFKSNFEQVGSEAFTGAGFKNWKKGRERMKVHVGPVGSVHNKAREAATNLMNQNTHIETAVSKHSEQARMAYRRCLIASIKCTKFLLRQGLSFRGNDESATSSNRGNYLELLQFLADNDEKVKEVVLENAPGNLKLVAPKIQKDIVNACAGETLDVIMSGLKDRFFSILVDEARDISVKEQMAMVLRYVDDKGHVIERFVGVQHVTDTTSSTLKDAFDIFFSSNGLSFSKLRGQGYDGASNMRGELNGLKTKILREQPCAYYVHCFAHQLQLALVAVAKKNIDIASFFTTTNSVVNHVGASCKRRDALRAQLQEELVIAFENDCLITGRGLHQETSLKCAGDTRWSSHYDTIISIISMFSSVIHVLQMIIDDNPNDSAGEANKIQREMLTFQFVFHLFLMKAILGLTNDVSQALQKKDQEIVNAMALVKSCKEKLHWMRNNRFDALVEEVSSFCDKHHIDVPTMDEAFVLPGRSRRNAPIKTNRHYYRVELFIYVIDEQLTELDDRFNEVNTELLICLACLSPNDSFVAFDKQKLLRLAQFYPQDFSDGDLLALDDQLELYIHYVSSSSDFSDLQGIGDLAKKMVETRMHRAFNYVYLLITLALVLPVATASVERAFSVMNIIKGPLRNKMGDQWLSDSLLVYVEKDVFDCIENEAIMLRFQNMKPRHGQL, encoded by the coding sequence ATGATTGAGTATGATGCTAATATTAGAGATGAGGTTCGAAGAGCATATCTACAAAAAGGACCTTGTCAACCTAGAGGTCATTCTTTCCCACAAAGTAATATCTCAGGAATTAATCGACGCTTCATTCCCCAATGGtttgatgaatttgattgGTTGGAGTATAGTGTATCTAAAGATGCTGCATTTTGTCTTTATTGCTATCTCTTTAAATCCAATTTTGAACAAGTGGGTAGTGAAGCCTTCACTGGAGCAGGGTTTAAGAATTggaagaaagggagagaaagaaTGAAGGTGCATGTTGGACCGGTTGGTAGTGTTCATAATAAAGCTAGAGAAGCCGCTACAAATTTGATGAATCAAAATACACATATTGAAACGGCTGTGAGCAAACACTCTGAACAAGCTCGTATGGCATATCGAAGATGCTTAATTGCATCAATCAAGTGCACTAAGTTTCTATTGAGACAAGGTCTTTCTTTTCGTGGAAATGATGAAAGTGCCACTTCAAGCAATAGGGGAAATTACTTGGAGTTATTGCAATTCCTTGCAGACAATGATGAGAAAGTTAAAGAAGTTGTGTTGGAAAATGCTCCGGGGAATCTCAAGTTAGTAGCTCCAAAGATTCAAAAAGATATTGTGAATGCATGTGCCGGGGAAACACTTGATGTCATCATGAGTGGTTTAAAAGATAGATTCTTTTCTATATTGGTGGATGAAGCACGTGATATTTCTGTGAAAGAGCAAATGGCTATGGTGTTGCGTTATGTGGATGACAAAGGGCATGTAATTGAAAGGTTTGTGGGGGTTCAACATGTTACCGACACCACTTCAAGTACACTAAAGGATGCTTTTgacatattcttttcttccaatGGTTTGAGCTTTTCCAAGTTACGAGGACAAGGTTATGATGGAGCTAGCAATATGAGAGGTGAGTTGAATGGCCTTaaaacaaagattttgagagaaCAACCTTGTGCATACTATGTTCATTGCTTTGCTCATCAACTTCAACTAGCACTTGTTGCCGTAGCAAAGAAGAATATTGATATTGCCTCTTTCTTCACAACCACTAATAGTGTGGTTAACCATGTTGGAGCATCGTGTAAGCGGCGTGATGCACTTAGAGCACAACTCCAAGAAGAACTTGTGATAGCTTTTGAAAATGATTGTCTTATAACGGGGCGAGGTTTGCATCAAGAAACAAGTCTCAAATGTGCCGGTGACACACGATGGAGCTCACATTACGATACCATTATTAGCATCATTTCTATGTTTTCATCTGTGATTCATGTGCTTCAAATGATTATTGATGATAATCCCAATGATAGTGCCGGTGAAGCGAATAAGATTCAAAGGGAAATGCTTACTTTTCAGTTTGTGTTTCACCTATTCTTAATGAAGGCTATATTGGGACTCACAAATGATGTGTCACAAGcattgcaaaagaaagatcaagaaaTTGTGAATGCAATGGCTTTGGTGAAATCATGCAAGGAAAAACTACATTGGATGAGGAATAATAGGTTTGATGCATTGGTTGAAGAGGTGTCTTCATTTTGTGACAAACATCATATTGATGTTCCTACCATGGATGAGGCCTTCGTACTTCCAGGGAGGTCAAGGCGTAATGCTCCAATAAAGACAAATCGTCATTATTATCGCGTGGAGCTCTTTATTTATGTCATTGACGAGCAACTTACGGAGTTAGATGATCGTTTTAATGAGGTAAATACTGAGTTGCTTATTTGTTTGGCATGTTTGAGTCCAAATGATTCATTTGTAGCTTTTGATAAACAAAAGTTACTTCGTCTTGCTCAATTTTATCCTCAAGACTTTTCGGATGGGGATCTTTTGGCACTTGATGATCAACTTGAGCTTTATATTCATTATGTGAGTTCGAGTAGTGATTTCTCTGACTTGCAAGGGATTGGTGATCttgcaaaaaaaatggtggagaCAAGGATGCATCGAGCATTCAATTATGTGTATTTGCTTATTACATTGGCTCTAGTTTTACCGGTTGCTACTGCTTCAGTCGAGAGGGCATTCTCCGTCATGAATATTATCAAAGGTCCACTTCGGAACAAAATGGGAGATCAATGGTTGAGTGATAGCTTGCTTGTTTATGTTGAGAAGGATGTTTTTGATTGTATTGAAAATGAAGCTATAATGCTAcgttttcaaaatatgaaacctCGTCATGGccaattgtaa